The Odocoileus virginianus isolate 20LAN1187 ecotype Illinois chromosome 30, Ovbor_1.2, whole genome shotgun sequence genome window below encodes:
- the STK36 gene encoding serine/threonine-protein kinase 36 isoform X1 — protein MEKYHVLEMIGEGSFGRVYKGRRKYSAQVVALKFIPKLGRSEKELRNLQREIEIMRGLRHPNIVHMLDSFETDKEVVVVTDYAEGELFQILEDDGKLPEDQVQAIAAQLVSALYYLHSHRILHRDMKPQNILLAKGGGIKLCDFGFARAMSTNTMVLTSIKGTPLYMSPELVEERPYDHTADLWSVGCILYELAVGTPPFYTTSIFQLVSLILKDPVRWPPTISPCFKNFLQGLLTKDPRQRLSWPDLLHHPFIAGCVTILTEPAGPDFGTPFTSRLPPELQVLKDQQAHRLAPKGNRSHLLRQACKRMAEEAKQKKHQNTGPPLEQEDRTSKVAPGTAPLPKLKHTPQEPGLLTGVVASEMKSSWAEWGAGEAPPAPRENWITQDCERALPELRPEVMGQQSLDAVDLENEEQDSDDEWQHLLETTEPVPVQLKAPLTLLCNPDFCQRIQSQLHETGEQILKGVLEGASRILPALRVLSGLLSSCSDSIPLYSFCREAGLPGLLLSLLRHSQESNSIQQQCWYGAFVRDLVAVIQAYFACTFNLERSQTGDSLQVFQEAASLFLDLLGKLLAQPDDSEQALRRDSLMCFTVLCEAMDGNSWTISKAFYSSLLTTHRAVLDGLLHGLTVPQFPFHSPPGAPQVSQPVREQSEDLPGAISSALAAMCTAPVGLPGCWEAKEQISQHLADQLTKDSNHLRSSLISALQHPILCLPLLKVLYSCCHVSERLCHLLGQEPLALESLLKLAQGKVKVVDREESTEVTLYLLSLLVLRLQDLPSGMEKLGSEIATVFTHSHVVSLVSAAACLLGQLGQQGVPFDLQPVEWIAAATHALSAPAEVRLTPPGGCGFYDGLLILLLQLLTQQGKGNPIRDVASSEMWTVLWHRFFMALRLPREASTQEEEVSLSSPQSPEPDWTLISPQGMAALLSLAMATFTQEPQLCLSHLSQRGSILMSTLKHLLSPSFLHHLGQAPQGSEFLPVVVLSVCQLLCFPFALDVDADLLEGVLADLTDSEVTAHLLQVCCHHLPLTQVELPISLLTRLALSEPAFLNQFVNTVAASPRTTVSFLSIALLGDQPLLTSDLLSLLAHTARLLSPSHLSFIHELLAGSDESYRPLRSLLSHLETSVRARTYGLLGHLLQHSMALRGALQSQAGLLNLLLLGLGDKDPAVRRGASFAVGNAAYKAGPLGPALAAAVPGMTQLLEDPQAGIRRNAVSALGNLGPEGLGEELLQCQVPQRLLEMACGDPQPSVKEAALVALRSLRQEPCIHQALVSLGASEKLALLSLGNQLLPHSSPRPASAKHCRKLIHLLRPTHST, from the exons ATGGAAAAGTACCACGTATTGGAGATGATTGGAGAAGGCTCTTTTGGGAGGGTGTACAAGGGTCGAAGAAAATACAGTGCTCAG GTGGTGGCCCTCAAGTTCATTCCAAAATTGGGACGCTCAGAGAAGGAGCTGAGGAATCTGCAACGGGAGATTGAAATCATGCGGGGTCTGCGGCACCCCAACATTGTGCATATGCTTGATAGCTTTGAGACTGACAAAGAG gtggtggtggtgacagaCTATGCTGAAGGAGAGCTCTTTCAGATCCTCGAAGACGATGGAAAACTTCCAGAAGACCAG GTTCAGGCCATTGCTGCCCAGTTGGTATCAGCCCTGTACTACTTGCATTCCCACCGTATCCTCCACCGAGACATGAAGCCTCAGAACATCCTTCTTGCCAAGGGTGGTGGTATcaagctctgtgactttgg GTTTGCCCGGGCTATGAGCACTAACACGATGGTGCTGACATCCATCAAAGGCACACCCCTCTACATGTCCCCAGAGTTGGTGGAGGAACGACCTTATGACCACACTGCGGACCTCTGGTCGGTGGGCTGTATATTGTATGAGCTGGCAGTAGGCACCCCTCCCTTCTATACCACGAGCATCTTTCAGCTGGTCAGCCTTATTCTCAAGGACCCTGTGCGCTGGCCTCCCACCATTAGTCCCTGCTTCAAG AACTTTCTTCAGGGACTGCTCACCAAGGACCCCCGGCAGCGTCTGTCCTGGCCAGACCTCTTACATCACCCCTTTATTGCTGGTTGCGTCACCA tACTAACCGAGCCAGCAGGCCCAGATTTTGGTACCCCATTCACCAGTCGCTTACCCCCAGAACTTCAGGTTCTAAAGGACCAACAGGCTCATCGGCTGGCACCCAAGGGCAATCGATCTCACTTATTGCGGCAAGCCTGTAAACGTATGGCTGAGGAGGCCAAGCAGAAG AAACACCAGAACACAGGACCTCCCCTTGAGCAAGAAGATAGGACCAGCAAGGTGGCTCCTGGCACAGCCCCTCTGCCCAAACTCAAGCACACTCCTCAGGAACCAGGCCTCTTAACTGGGGTTGTAGCCTCAGAAATGAAGAGCAGCTGGGCTGAGTGGGGTGCTGGAGAGGCACCCCCTGCACCTCG GGAAAACTGGATCACCCAGGACTGTGAGCGAGCGCTCCCAGAGCTGAGGCCAGAGGTGATGGGCCAGCAGAGCCTTGATGCGGTGGATCTGGAAAATGAG GAGCAAGACAGCGATGATGAGTGGCAACACCTGCTAGAgactactgaacctgtgcccgTCCAGCTGAAGGCCCCTCTCACCCTGCTGTGCAATCCTGACTTCTGCCAGCGCATCCAGAGTCAGCTGCATGAGACTGGAGAGCAG ATCCTAAAAGGCGTCCTGGAGGGTGCTTCCCGCATCCTTCCTGCACTCCGGGTCCTGAGCGGTctcctctccagctgcagtgaCTCTATTCCCTTGTATTCCTTCTGCCGTGAGGCTGGGCTTCCCGGGCTGCTGCTCAGCCTCCTCAGACACAGCCAGGAGAGCAACAGTATCCAGCAG CAGTGTTGGTATGGGGCCTTCGTACGGGACCTGGTGGCCGTGATTCAGGCCTACTTTGCCTGCACCTTCAATCTGGAGAGGAGCCAGACAGGTGACAG CCTACAGGTATTTCAGGAGGCCGCCAGCCTCTTTCTGGACCTGTTGGGGAAACTGCTGGCCCAGCCAGATGACTCTGAGCAGGCTTTGCGGAGGGACAGCCTTATG TGCTTTACTGTTCTGTGTGAAGCGATGGACGGGAATAGCTGGACCATCTCCAAAGCCTTCTACTCCAGCCTGCTGACTACACATCGGGCTGTGTTGGACGGGCTCCTTCATGGCTTGACAGTTCCACAGTTCCCTTTCCATAGCCCCCCAG GCGCCCCCCAGGTGAGCCAGCCCGTGCGGGAGCAGAGTGAGGATCTGCCTGGAGCCATTTCTTCGGCGTTGGCAGCCATGTGCACCGCTCCCGTGGGGCTGCCAGGCTGCTGGGAAGCCAAGGAGCAG ATCTCTCAGCATCTGGCTGATCAGCTCACCAAAGACAGCAACCACCTGAGGTCGTCCCTCATCTCTGCCCTGCAGCATCCCATCTTGTGCCTACCCCTTCTCAAG GTTCTGTACTCCTGCTGCCACGTCAGTGAGCGCTTATGCCATCTTCTCGGGCAAGAACCCCTGGCCTTGGAGTCACTGTTGAAGTTGGCCCAGGGCAAG GTAAAGGTAGTGGATAGGGAAGAGTCTACTGAAGTGACTCTCTACCTCCTCTCCCTTCTTGTCCTCCGCCTCCAAGATCTGCCTTCTGG AATGGAGAAGCTCGGCAGTGAGATTGCTACTGTCTTTACACATTCGCACGTCGTCTCTCTTGTG AGTGCGGCAGCCTGTCTGTTGGGGCAGCTTGGTCAGCAAGGGGTGCCTTTTGACCTCCAGCCTGTGGAGTGGATCGCTGCAGCCACACATGCCCTGTCCGCCCCTGCAGAG GTCCGGCTGACTCCACCTGGTGGCTGTGGATTCTATGACGGCCTCCTCATCCTTCTGCTGCAGCTCCTTACCCAG CAGGGGAAGGGTAATCCAATAAGGGACGTGGCCAGCTCAGAGATGTGGACCGTTTTGTGGCACCGCTTCTTCATGGCTCTGAGGCTCCCCAGGGAGGCATCTACACAGGAAGAGGAGGTGTCGCTGTCTAGCCCACAAAGCCCAGAGCCAGACTGGACACTGATCTCACCCCAAG GCATGGCAGCCCTGCTGAGCTTGGCCATGGCCACCTTTACCCAGGAGCCCCAGTTATGCCTGAGTCACCTGTCTCAGCGTGGAAGTATCCTCATGTCCACCCTGAAGCATCTGCTTTCGCCCAGCTTCTTGCATCACCTGGGTCAGGC GCCACAAGGGTCTGAGTTTCTCCCCGTCGTGGTGCTCTCTGTCTGCCAGCTCCTCTGCTTCCCTTTTGCCCTGGATGTGGATGCTGACCTCCTTGAAGGTGTCTTGGCTGACCTCACAGACTCAGAAGTCACCGCCCACCTACTTCAG GTCTGCTGTCACCATCTCCCTCTGACACAAGTTGAGCTGCCCATCAGTCTTCTCACACGCCTGGCCCTCTCGGAGCCTGCTTTTCTCAACCAGTTTGTGAACACAGTGGCTGCCTCCCCTAGAACCACCGTCTCATTCCTCTCCATTGCCCTCCTGGGTGACCAGCCTCTGCTGACGTCTGACCTTCTCTCCCTCCTGGCCCACACTGCCCGGTTACTGTCTCCTAGCCATTTGTCTTTTATCCACGAACTCCTGGCTGGCTCTGATGAATCCTATCGGCCCCTGCGCAGCCTCCTGAGCCACCTAGAGACTTCTGTGCGGGCTCGTACTTATGGGCTCCTGGGACACTTGCTCCAACACAGCATGGCCCTGCGTGGGGCCCTGCAGAGCCAGGCAGGACTGCTCAACCTTCTGCTGCTGGGGCTCGGAGACAAGGACCCTGCTGTGCGGCGTGGAGCCAGCTTTGCTGTAGGCAACGCAGCCTATAAAGCTGGTCCCCTGGGACCTGCCCTGGCAGCCGCAGTACCTGGTATGACCCAGTTGCTTGAAGATCCTCAGGCTGGTATCCGGCGCAATGCTGTATCAGCTCTGGGCAACCTGGGGCCTGAGGGTCTGGGGGAGGAGCTTTTACAGTGCCAAGTGCCCCAGCGGCTCCTGGAGATGGCATGTGGAGACCCCCAGCCAAGTGTGAAGGAAGCCGCCCTCGTTGCTCTCCGCAGCCTCCGACAGGAGCCTTGCATCCATCAG GCGCTGGTATCCCTGGGCGCCAGTGAGAAATTAGCCTTGCTCTCTTTGGGGAATCAGTTACTCCCACACAGCAGTCCCAGGCCTGCCTCTGCCAAACACTGCAGGAAACTCATCCACCTCCTGAGGCCAACACATAGTACATGA
- the STK36 gene encoding serine/threonine-protein kinase 36 isoform X2, producing MEKYHVLEMIGEGSFGRVYKGRRKYSAQVVALKFIPKLGRSEKELRNLQREIEIMRGLRHPNIVHMLDSFETDKEVVVVTDYAEGELFQILEDDGKLPEDQVQAIAAQLVSALYYLHSHRILHRDMKPQNILLAKGGGIKLCDFGFARAMSTNTMVLTSIKGTPLYMSPELVEERPYDHTADLWSVGCILYELAVGTPPFYTTSIFQLVSLILKDPVRWPPTISPCFKNFLQGLLTKDPRQRLSWPDLLHHPFIAGCVTILTEPAGPDFGTPFTSRLPPELQVLKDQQAHRLAPKGNRSHLLRQACKRMAEEAKQKKHQNTGPPLEQEDRTSKVAPGTAPLPKLKHTPQEPGLLTGVVASEMKSSWAEWGAGEAPPAPRENWITQDCERALPELRPEVMGQQSLDAVDLENEEQDSDDEWQHLLETTEPVPVQLKAPLTLLCNPDFCQRIQSQLHETGEQILKGVLEGASRILPALRVLSGLLSSCSDSIPLYSFCREAGLPGLLLSLLRHSQESNSIQQCWYGAFVRDLVAVIQAYFACTFNLERSQTGDSLQVFQEAASLFLDLLGKLLAQPDDSEQALRRDSLMCFTVLCEAMDGNSWTISKAFYSSLLTTHRAVLDGLLHGLTVPQFPFHSPPGAPQVSQPVREQSEDLPGAISSALAAMCTAPVGLPGCWEAKEQISQHLADQLTKDSNHLRSSLISALQHPILCLPLLKVLYSCCHVSERLCHLLGQEPLALESLLKLAQGKVKVVDREESTEVTLYLLSLLVLRLQDLPSGMEKLGSEIATVFTHSHVVSLVSAAACLLGQLGQQGVPFDLQPVEWIAAATHALSAPAEVRLTPPGGCGFYDGLLILLLQLLTQQGKGNPIRDVASSEMWTVLWHRFFMALRLPREASTQEEEVSLSSPQSPEPDWTLISPQGMAALLSLAMATFTQEPQLCLSHLSQRGSILMSTLKHLLSPSFLHHLGQAPQGSEFLPVVVLSVCQLLCFPFALDVDADLLEGVLADLTDSEVTAHLLQVCCHHLPLTQVELPISLLTRLALSEPAFLNQFVNTVAASPRTTVSFLSIALLGDQPLLTSDLLSLLAHTARLLSPSHLSFIHELLAGSDESYRPLRSLLSHLETSVRARTYGLLGHLLQHSMALRGALQSQAGLLNLLLLGLGDKDPAVRRGASFAVGNAAYKAGPLGPALAAAVPGMTQLLEDPQAGIRRNAVSALGNLGPEGLGEELLQCQVPQRLLEMACGDPQPSVKEAALVALRSLRQEPCIHQALVSLGASEKLALLSLGNQLLPHSSPRPASAKHCRKLIHLLRPTHST from the exons ATGGAAAAGTACCACGTATTGGAGATGATTGGAGAAGGCTCTTTTGGGAGGGTGTACAAGGGTCGAAGAAAATACAGTGCTCAG GTGGTGGCCCTCAAGTTCATTCCAAAATTGGGACGCTCAGAGAAGGAGCTGAGGAATCTGCAACGGGAGATTGAAATCATGCGGGGTCTGCGGCACCCCAACATTGTGCATATGCTTGATAGCTTTGAGACTGACAAAGAG gtggtggtggtgacagaCTATGCTGAAGGAGAGCTCTTTCAGATCCTCGAAGACGATGGAAAACTTCCAGAAGACCAG GTTCAGGCCATTGCTGCCCAGTTGGTATCAGCCCTGTACTACTTGCATTCCCACCGTATCCTCCACCGAGACATGAAGCCTCAGAACATCCTTCTTGCCAAGGGTGGTGGTATcaagctctgtgactttgg GTTTGCCCGGGCTATGAGCACTAACACGATGGTGCTGACATCCATCAAAGGCACACCCCTCTACATGTCCCCAGAGTTGGTGGAGGAACGACCTTATGACCACACTGCGGACCTCTGGTCGGTGGGCTGTATATTGTATGAGCTGGCAGTAGGCACCCCTCCCTTCTATACCACGAGCATCTTTCAGCTGGTCAGCCTTATTCTCAAGGACCCTGTGCGCTGGCCTCCCACCATTAGTCCCTGCTTCAAG AACTTTCTTCAGGGACTGCTCACCAAGGACCCCCGGCAGCGTCTGTCCTGGCCAGACCTCTTACATCACCCCTTTATTGCTGGTTGCGTCACCA tACTAACCGAGCCAGCAGGCCCAGATTTTGGTACCCCATTCACCAGTCGCTTACCCCCAGAACTTCAGGTTCTAAAGGACCAACAGGCTCATCGGCTGGCACCCAAGGGCAATCGATCTCACTTATTGCGGCAAGCCTGTAAACGTATGGCTGAGGAGGCCAAGCAGAAG AAACACCAGAACACAGGACCTCCCCTTGAGCAAGAAGATAGGACCAGCAAGGTGGCTCCTGGCACAGCCCCTCTGCCCAAACTCAAGCACACTCCTCAGGAACCAGGCCTCTTAACTGGGGTTGTAGCCTCAGAAATGAAGAGCAGCTGGGCTGAGTGGGGTGCTGGAGAGGCACCCCCTGCACCTCG GGAAAACTGGATCACCCAGGACTGTGAGCGAGCGCTCCCAGAGCTGAGGCCAGAGGTGATGGGCCAGCAGAGCCTTGATGCGGTGGATCTGGAAAATGAG GAGCAAGACAGCGATGATGAGTGGCAACACCTGCTAGAgactactgaacctgtgcccgTCCAGCTGAAGGCCCCTCTCACCCTGCTGTGCAATCCTGACTTCTGCCAGCGCATCCAGAGTCAGCTGCATGAGACTGGAGAGCAG ATCCTAAAAGGCGTCCTGGAGGGTGCTTCCCGCATCCTTCCTGCACTCCGGGTCCTGAGCGGTctcctctccagctgcagtgaCTCTATTCCCTTGTATTCCTTCTGCCGTGAGGCTGGGCTTCCCGGGCTGCTGCTCAGCCTCCTCAGACACAGCCAGGAGAGCAACAGTATCCAGCAG TGTTGGTATGGGGCCTTCGTACGGGACCTGGTGGCCGTGATTCAGGCCTACTTTGCCTGCACCTTCAATCTGGAGAGGAGCCAGACAGGTGACAG CCTACAGGTATTTCAGGAGGCCGCCAGCCTCTTTCTGGACCTGTTGGGGAAACTGCTGGCCCAGCCAGATGACTCTGAGCAGGCTTTGCGGAGGGACAGCCTTATG TGCTTTACTGTTCTGTGTGAAGCGATGGACGGGAATAGCTGGACCATCTCCAAAGCCTTCTACTCCAGCCTGCTGACTACACATCGGGCTGTGTTGGACGGGCTCCTTCATGGCTTGACAGTTCCACAGTTCCCTTTCCATAGCCCCCCAG GCGCCCCCCAGGTGAGCCAGCCCGTGCGGGAGCAGAGTGAGGATCTGCCTGGAGCCATTTCTTCGGCGTTGGCAGCCATGTGCACCGCTCCCGTGGGGCTGCCAGGCTGCTGGGAAGCCAAGGAGCAG ATCTCTCAGCATCTGGCTGATCAGCTCACCAAAGACAGCAACCACCTGAGGTCGTCCCTCATCTCTGCCCTGCAGCATCCCATCTTGTGCCTACCCCTTCTCAAG GTTCTGTACTCCTGCTGCCACGTCAGTGAGCGCTTATGCCATCTTCTCGGGCAAGAACCCCTGGCCTTGGAGTCACTGTTGAAGTTGGCCCAGGGCAAG GTAAAGGTAGTGGATAGGGAAGAGTCTACTGAAGTGACTCTCTACCTCCTCTCCCTTCTTGTCCTCCGCCTCCAAGATCTGCCTTCTGG AATGGAGAAGCTCGGCAGTGAGATTGCTACTGTCTTTACACATTCGCACGTCGTCTCTCTTGTG AGTGCGGCAGCCTGTCTGTTGGGGCAGCTTGGTCAGCAAGGGGTGCCTTTTGACCTCCAGCCTGTGGAGTGGATCGCTGCAGCCACACATGCCCTGTCCGCCCCTGCAGAG GTCCGGCTGACTCCACCTGGTGGCTGTGGATTCTATGACGGCCTCCTCATCCTTCTGCTGCAGCTCCTTACCCAG CAGGGGAAGGGTAATCCAATAAGGGACGTGGCCAGCTCAGAGATGTGGACCGTTTTGTGGCACCGCTTCTTCATGGCTCTGAGGCTCCCCAGGGAGGCATCTACACAGGAAGAGGAGGTGTCGCTGTCTAGCCCACAAAGCCCAGAGCCAGACTGGACACTGATCTCACCCCAAG GCATGGCAGCCCTGCTGAGCTTGGCCATGGCCACCTTTACCCAGGAGCCCCAGTTATGCCTGAGTCACCTGTCTCAGCGTGGAAGTATCCTCATGTCCACCCTGAAGCATCTGCTTTCGCCCAGCTTCTTGCATCACCTGGGTCAGGC GCCACAAGGGTCTGAGTTTCTCCCCGTCGTGGTGCTCTCTGTCTGCCAGCTCCTCTGCTTCCCTTTTGCCCTGGATGTGGATGCTGACCTCCTTGAAGGTGTCTTGGCTGACCTCACAGACTCAGAAGTCACCGCCCACCTACTTCAG GTCTGCTGTCACCATCTCCCTCTGACACAAGTTGAGCTGCCCATCAGTCTTCTCACACGCCTGGCCCTCTCGGAGCCTGCTTTTCTCAACCAGTTTGTGAACACAGTGGCTGCCTCCCCTAGAACCACCGTCTCATTCCTCTCCATTGCCCTCCTGGGTGACCAGCCTCTGCTGACGTCTGACCTTCTCTCCCTCCTGGCCCACACTGCCCGGTTACTGTCTCCTAGCCATTTGTCTTTTATCCACGAACTCCTGGCTGGCTCTGATGAATCCTATCGGCCCCTGCGCAGCCTCCTGAGCCACCTAGAGACTTCTGTGCGGGCTCGTACTTATGGGCTCCTGGGACACTTGCTCCAACACAGCATGGCCCTGCGTGGGGCCCTGCAGAGCCAGGCAGGACTGCTCAACCTTCTGCTGCTGGGGCTCGGAGACAAGGACCCTGCTGTGCGGCGTGGAGCCAGCTTTGCTGTAGGCAACGCAGCCTATAAAGCTGGTCCCCTGGGACCTGCCCTGGCAGCCGCAGTACCTGGTATGACCCAGTTGCTTGAAGATCCTCAGGCTGGTATCCGGCGCAATGCTGTATCAGCTCTGGGCAACCTGGGGCCTGAGGGTCTGGGGGAGGAGCTTTTACAGTGCCAAGTGCCCCAGCGGCTCCTGGAGATGGCATGTGGAGACCCCCAGCCAAGTGTGAAGGAAGCCGCCCTCGTTGCTCTCCGCAGCCTCCGACAGGAGCCTTGCATCCATCAG GCGCTGGTATCCCTGGGCGCCAGTGAGAAATTAGCCTTGCTCTCTTTGGGGAATCAGTTACTCCCACACAGCAGTCCCAGGCCTGCCTCTGCCAAACACTGCAGGAAACTCATCCACCTCCTGAGGCCAACACATAGTACATGA